Proteins from a single region of Thunnus maccoyii chromosome 23, fThuMac1.1, whole genome shotgun sequence:
- the tmem243b gene encoding transmembrane protein 243b encodes MDDFTTRTYGTSGLDNRPLFGETSARDRIINLAVGGFTSVVVLVTVISSFVFPSLPPRPLNVFFAVCILLACGSTIVLIFWYRQGDLEPKFRNLIYYMLASIVLLCLCANLYFHDVR; translated from the exons ATGGATGACTTCACCACCAGGACGTACGGCACCAGCGGCCTGGACAACAGACCTCTGTTCGGGGAGACCTCGGCACGG GATCGAATCATCAACCTGGCGGTGGGGGGATTTACGTCTGTGGTCGTTTTA GTGACTGTGATCAGCTCGTTTGTGTTCCCCTCGCTGCCTCCACGACCGCTTAATGTCTTCTTTGCCGTGTGCATCCTGTTAGCCTGTGGATCCACCATAGTgctg ATATTCTGGTACCGGCAGGGCGATCTGGAGCCTAAATTCAGGAATCTGATCTACTACATGCTGGCGTCCATCGTGCTGCTGTGTCTATGTGCCAACCTCTACTTCCACGATGTCAGGTAA